A portion of the Mesobacillus sp. AQ2 genome contains these proteins:
- a CDS encoding ribulose-bisphosphate carboxylase large subunit family protein, with the protein MESKRVLASYLIETAYPLEYAAEVMAGEQSTGTFVKVPGETAELKERHGARVVSITKLEKVKNPSLPGSRTPQQKEGAASDYQRAIVVLSFPFDNFGPSIPNLMSTVAGNLYELGEFSGLKLIDIELPQDFAEKYPGPQFGIAGTRKLTGVEKGPLIGTIIKPSIGLHTEEYRPIVRQLAEAGIDFIKDDELCANPSFAPLAQRVKVIMEEIERAADRTGKKLMYAFNITGDIEELRRNHDLVLEAGGTCVMVCINSVGFAGTSYLRNYSQLPIHGHRTQWGAMSRSSLLGMSFTVFQKLARLAGVDHLHTNGLDNKFSEDNDTVVQAIKDCLTPFMGGYEVMPVLSSAQWAASAIPTYDAVSTTDVIHLAGGGILAHPSGSAAGVLSMRQGWEAAVKEIPLDVYAMQHPELEQAIKKFTK; encoded by the coding sequence TTGGAGAGTAAGAGAGTACTGGCCAGCTATCTTATTGAGACTGCTTATCCACTTGAATATGCTGCTGAAGTCATGGCAGGGGAACAGTCAACTGGTACATTCGTTAAGGTGCCAGGTGAAACTGCGGAATTGAAGGAACGGCATGGTGCCAGAGTAGTAAGCATAACAAAGCTGGAGAAAGTAAAGAATCCCTCTCTGCCGGGATCGAGAACTCCGCAACAGAAGGAAGGGGCAGCTTCGGATTATCAAAGGGCAATCGTAGTTTTATCCTTCCCATTCGATAATTTTGGTCCCTCTATACCTAATTTAATGTCGACTGTTGCGGGCAATTTGTATGAGCTAGGGGAGTTTTCAGGACTTAAATTAATCGATATCGAACTTCCTCAGGATTTTGCTGAGAAATATCCAGGTCCTCAGTTTGGAATAGCTGGAACAAGAAAACTAACTGGTGTGGAAAAGGGACCTTTAATCGGGACCATCATTAAACCGAGTATTGGTTTGCATACTGAGGAATACAGGCCAATAGTAAGGCAGCTAGCAGAAGCTGGAATAGATTTTATTAAAGATGATGAACTGTGTGCCAATCCGTCATTTGCTCCACTTGCACAACGGGTGAAAGTGATTATGGAGGAAATTGAACGGGCTGCCGACCGAACTGGGAAAAAACTGATGTATGCCTTCAATATTACAGGAGACATCGAAGAGCTTCGAAGAAATCATGATTTAGTATTAGAGGCGGGCGGAACTTGTGTAATGGTTTGTATCAACAGCGTCGGGTTTGCTGGCACCTCTTATCTTCGCAATTACTCTCAGTTGCCTATCCACGGCCACCGTACTCAGTGGGGGGCAATGTCTAGAAGTTCGCTGCTGGGGATGAGTTTCACTGTTTTTCAGAAGCTGGCAAGATTGGCTGGGGTGGATCACTTACATACAAATGGGCTGGATAATAAGTTTTCAGAGGATAACGATACAGTAGTTCAGGCGATTAAAGACTGCTTGACTCCCTTCATGGGGGGTTACGAGGTAATGCCGGTCCTCTCTTCAGCACAGTGGGCTGCAAGCGCAATCCCAACCTATGATGCAGTGTCTACAACCGATGTTATTCATCTGGCAGGTGGCGGTATTTTGGCGCATCCTTCCGGCAGTGCAGCTGGAGTCCTCAGTATGAGGCAGGGTTGGGAGGCGGCTGTGAAAGAGATACCTTTAGATGTATACGCTATGCAGCATCCTGAATTAGAACAGGCAATAAAGAAATTCACAAAATAG
- a CDS encoding transposase: MPRKARVKSVNGIYHVILRGANRQVIFHDDQDSMRFLDILKKYKGKTGLKVYAWCLMSNHLHLLLKEGDESLSVSMKRIAVSYVSYYNWKYQTTGHLFQDRFKSENVETRLYFLNVLRYIHQNPVKAGITRRAEEWAWSSYAGYYEQEYYPGGLLDRKKVLELFNEDKEIAVLKLKEFNEKESDDSCMEDENYNRRRIPDDEARAKIEQTLGGIVIAQVKSMQKSEREEVLRKVKTIEGLSQRQAARILGISASLIFKA; encoded by the coding sequence ATGCCACGGAAAGCAAGAGTGAAAAGTGTGAATGGAATTTATCATGTAATCCTCCGAGGGGCGAATCGACAGGTGATTTTCCATGATGATCAGGATAGTATGAGGTTTCTTGATATTTTAAAGAAATATAAAGGTAAGACAGGACTGAAGGTCTATGCCTGGTGTTTGATGAGCAACCATTTACATCTTCTTTTGAAAGAGGGGGACGAAAGCCTGTCTGTCTCTATGAAGCGAATAGCGGTAAGCTATGTCTCATATTACAATTGGAAGTACCAGACAACAGGTCACTTATTTCAAGATCGGTTCAAGAGTGAAAATGTTGAGACCCGTCTATACTTTCTTAACGTTCTAAGGTACATTCATCAGAATCCCGTTAAGGCAGGAATTACTCGTCGTGCCGAGGAGTGGGCTTGGAGCAGTTATGCTGGATACTATGAACAAGAGTACTATCCTGGAGGGTTGCTGGACCGTAAGAAGGTACTCGAATTGTTTAATGAAGATAAAGAAATTGCAGTTTTAAAACTCAAGGAGTTTAATGAAAAAGAAAGTGATGATTCCTGCATGGAAGATGAGAACTATAATCGAAGGAGAATTCCAGACGATGAAGCCAGAGCGAAGATCGAGCAGACGCTCGGTGGAATTGTAATTGCCCAGGTGAAAAGTATGCAAAAATCAGAAAGGGAAGAAGTACTAAGAAAGGTCAAAACAATCGAAGGCCTATCACAAAGACAGGCAGCGAGAATTTTAGGTATATCTGCTAGTTTAATTTTCAAAGCGTAA